Part of the Bacillus cereus group sp. RP43 genome is shown below.
GTAATAAATGGTGTGAAGGGCAAAAGACGAACATTAACGAGCGTTTTATAATAAAATGTAATTTTTTAAAAGAAAAATGCAGATGTGAGTTATAATTTGTGTTAGAATGGTTAATGGCTCTAGAATAAGAGATTAGGCGACTTTTTATAATCATTTTCATGTTTTTAGTGATAAAGGGAAAGTTCGGATTATTTCTCATTTCTAATGGTCAGACGTTCAACATTAAAGAAGAGTTAAATGGAGGATTTTATTAATGAAGTTTGTTATGTTTCTTGTAGGATTACTCGTTGTATTTGTACTCGGTTTTCTTATAAGCGCGGATCGAAAGAAAATTAAGTATAAACCAATCGCAATCATGCTTGTAATTCAGTTAGCATTATCGTATTTCTTATTAAATACACAAGTTGGTTATATTTTAGTAAAAGGAATTTCTGATGGATTTGGAGCACTTCTTGGATATGCGGAAGCTGGAATCGTTTTCGTATTTGGAGGCCTTGTTAATAAAGGGGAAGTTTCATTCTTCTTAACGGCATTATTACCAATCGTATTCTTTGCGGTATTAATCGGAATTCTGCAGCATTTTAAAATTTTACCGATATTTATTCGTGCTATTGGTACTGTGTTAAGTAAAGTAAATGGTTTAGGAAAACTAGAATCATACAATGCAGTAGCAGCTGCGATTGTTGGACAAGCAGAAGTATTCATTACAGTAAAAGATCAATTAAGTAAAATCCCGAAACATCGTTTATATACACTATGTGCATCTTCCATGTCGACAGTGTCGATGTCAATCGTTGGTTCTTATATGAAAATGATTGAGCCGAAATATGTAGTAACAGCACTTGTATTAAATTTATTTAGTGGATTCATTATTATTCATATTATTAATCCGTACGATATTACGGAAGAAGAAGATACATTGCAGTTAGAAAATAAGAAAAAGCAATCGTTCTTTGAAATGCTGAGCGAATATATTATGCTTGGTTTCACGATTGCGATTACGGTAGCAGCAATGTTACTTGGTTTCGTAGCATTAATTACAGCAATCAATAGCTTGTTTGATTCAGTTTTCGGTATTACCTTCCAAGCTATTTTAGGATATATTTTCTCACCATTAGCGTTCGTAATGGGTATCTCGCAAGCAGAAATGGTAACAGCGGGACAAATTATGGCGACGAAATTAGTATCGAACGAATTTGTTGCGATGCTTGATTTAGGAAAAGTAGCTGGTGATTTATCAGCTCGTACAGTCGGTATTCTTTCTGTATTCCTTGTATCATTTGCGAACTTCTCATCTATCGGAATTATCGCAGGTGCAACGAAAGGAATCGATGAAAACCAATCAAACGTTGTTTCATCATTCGGATTACGACTTGTATACGGTGCGACATTAGTAAGTCTTTTATCGGCGATTATCGTTGGTGTTATGTTATAAAAAAGATGGTCCTAGCTCATAGCTAGGGCTATTTTTTTATGGTAAATTTACATGAAAAAACCAATTATTTAGGAATATATTAACATATAAAAATATTTTAAAATTTATATTGCATTTCGATTAGTTAACGCTTACAATTTGATTTGTAGGTGGTATCAATTTCAGACTTTCAAGTATGGTAGGAGAGAAGAGGCTACCTTTTATAAATTGCAATTTATGTAAACGCTTACTGATTTTAGATAACAGTTGAATAGTATTTAGGGGTTTTAAATTTTTTTAACACCAATGGTCAGACGTCATTCGTTATACGTTATACGACCAATAACTCGTGGGAGAAGTGGAGGATTCACATATGAAAATAGTAATGTTTCTAGTTGGTTTACTTGTAGTGTTTGTACTAGGTTTCCTTATAAGTTCAGATCGTAAGAAAATTAAATATAAGCCAATTGCACTTATGCTTGTCATTCAATTGGTACTTGCGTATTTCTTACTAAATACAAAGGTCGGATTTGTATTAGTAAAAGGGATTGCAGATGGATTTGGCGCTATTTTAAAATTTGCGGAAGCTGGGGTTAATTTCGTATTTGGTGGTTTAGCGAACGATGGACAAGCACCATTCTTCTTAACAGTATTATTACCGATTATTTTCTTAGCAGTATTAATCGGGATCTTGCAACATATTAAAGTTTTACCGATTATCATTCGTGCAGTCGGTTTCGTATTAAGTAAAATTAATGGTTTAGGAAAACTTGAATCATATAATGCAGTAGCAGCGGCAATTGTCGGTCAAGGTGAAGTATTTATTACAGTAAAAGATCAATTAAGCAAATTACCGAAAAATCGATTATACACACTTTGTGCATCTTCAATGTCAACAGTATCAATGTCAATCGTCGGTTCTTATATGAAAATGATTGATCCAAAATATGTAGTAACAGCACTTGTATTAAACTTATTTAGTGGATTCATTATCGTTCATATTATCAATCCATATGAAGTAAAAGAAGAAGACGATATTTTAGAATTACAAGAAGATAAGAAACAAACATTCTTTGAAATGTTAGGCGAATATATTATGCTTGGTTTCTCTATCGCTGTAACAGTAGCGGCGATGTTAATCGGTTTCGTAGCATTAATTACAGCAATTAACGGTGTATTCGATTCTATTTTCGGAATCACATTCCAAAGCATTTTAGGTTACGTTTTCTCACCATTAGCATTCGTAATGGGTATCCCAACATCAGAGATGCTAACAGCAGGACAAATTATGGCAACAAAATTAGTAACGAACGAATTCGTTGCAATGCTTGACCTTGGAAAAGTAGCTGGTGATTTATCAACTCGTACAGTAGGTATTTTATCTATCTTCCTTGTATCATTTGCGAACTTCTCATCTATCGGAATTATCGCAGGTGCAACAAAGAGTATCGATGGCAAACAAGCAAATGTTGTATCTTCATTCGGATTAAAACTTGTATACGGTGCAACGTTAGTAAGTATATTATCAGCGATTATCGTTGGGGTTATGCTTTAATAAATAACAAAGAAGTCGTTTATCTCTCACTTAGGGGGATAAACGACTTTTTTTATTTTAGTATAATAGCGCAGAGAGGAGGAATTAGGTTGAAAGAAGGGGATGGGACTTTTACTAATAGTGACTTTGTTGAAAAGGTTTCAAGGCTTTATAAGAAGGATTTGGCGAAGCTTATTCAGCTTAGAAAAGAACAAATTAAAAAATCACCTTAACATTCATTAAGGTGATTAAAATATTACTCAGCTGGAGGCGTAAATGTACGTTTCTCTAATTCAGCATCTAGCATAAATAGTGCGTTTGAATCGCTTGTAATACGTTTTAATTTTTGAATGATGCTATCGAATGAAGCTTCTTCTTCTACTTGCTCATCAACGAACCATTTTAAGAATGTAATTGTTGCATGCTCACGCTCATCCCAAGCGATATCAGATAAGTGATAAATACGTTTCGTTACTTCACGCTCGTGCTCAAGTGCTACTTCAAAAGCGTTCAATACAGATTCATATTCGTTATTTGGATTATCGAATCCAGTAATAATAGCGCGCTCACCGCGGTCATTAATATAGTTGTAAAGCTTCATTGCGTGGAAACGCTCTTCTTCAGCTTGTACAAGGAAAAAGTTAGCGAATCCATCATAGCTCTCGGCTGTACAGTAAGCAGCCATTGCCATATAAGCGTGGGCAGAGTAAAATTCAAAGTTCATTTGTTCATTTAATGCGTCGTGCAATTTTTTAGATAACATAAAATCCCCCTTATTATTGTGACAAGAATATTATACCATAATTGATAATATTCTCATTTGAGTGCTTCAAACCTTTTCGAAAGCTTTGTGACGTGTGCGTCCATAATGTCTTGTAAATCCAAATCATATTTTTGCGAAAGAATAATAAGGTTAGAAAGTACATCACCAAGTTCTTCTTTTAGTTCTTGTTTTAGCTCTTCTTCTGTTTTCGCATCTTCATCAGGACGATCGCGGCCGATTTCAATAGCGCGAACAACTCGTGAAACTTCTCCAACTTCTTCAGTTAAGAAATTTAAGCGAATAAAGGCATTATACTGTGACCAGCTTCGTTTTTCGTAAAATTCCTCAACCCATCTTTGAAATGCAACGATATCCATTTCTTCCTCATCCCCTCAATATGTTGTACAATGTCAATTGTATCATAACAATATATAGTTTCGGGGTGTAGGAATGAGAAAGATTTGTGTGTTTGCAGGTTCCAATTTAGGGGAGAGACCAGAGTTTAAAGAGCAGGCAATCCAGTTAGGGAAAATGTTTGTTGAGAACGACTATGAGCTCGTATACGGTGGTTCATGCGTTGGATTAATGGGAGAAGTAGCAAACGAAGTTCTTCGTTTAGGTGGACGTGTAACAGGTGTTATGCCGCGTGGTCTATTTCGAGGAGAAATCGTACATACAGGATTAACAGAATTAATTGAAGTAGAAACGATGCATGAGCGTAAGGCGAAAATGGCAGAGCTTGCGGATGCTTTCATTGCATTACCAGGCGGATATGGAACGTTTGAAGAGCTCTTTGAAGTAGTATGTTGGTCACAAATTGGTATACATAATAAGCCGGTTGGTTTATTGAACATAAAAGACTTTTACGGACCAATTTTGCAAATGGTTGAACGGGCAGCAGAAGAAGGCTTTATGAATCCATCGAATAAAGAGTTAATTGTTTCCGCAGAGACGGCAGATAAACTAATTCATGAAATCCAAAATTACGAGCGTCCTGTCTTGGGGACGAAGTGGAAGCAATTATCATAGTACTTTTTTATAGCGATTTATAGAAACACATGTCTTTTTTATCGTAAAAAGACATGTGTTTTTAATTTGGTTAAATTTATTGATAGTGAGATGTGAAATCGTTGGAAGAGGGGAAGTAGATGGAGGTATGTTTGATGATTTAAAAAAAGAACATCTGAATAAAAGGTGAGTAAGGAAGTATTGAGTGACATAGAATTGTTTCGTTAAAGGGGAGCAGATTGTGGACGTTAGCGAATGTTATTTATGAAGTTAATAGAGGTTTTTTTAATCGAAATCAGAATAAATTTTATAGATGTAATCCTTCGGGAATTTTTAATCAGCTATGTATCATAATCTAATCATTAAAATGAAAATTGGAGGAGAAATGAGCATGGGTCGTTCTGTATTAAAAATGTATAACTACCACTTATGGGCAAATGAAGTTATTTTAAATCGCTTAAAAGAACTACCGCAAGACATTTTCCATAAGGAAGTTAAGAGTGGTTTTTCTTCGGTGGCAAAAGTAATGTCTCACATATACCTCACAGATTTAGCCTGGCTTGAGATTATTTCTGGTAAAAGCATGAGTGATGCAATGGTACAAACAGACCGATTGAAAGAACAGCTGGAAACAAAAAATATTGAGGAAATGGAAGGTAATTTTTATGAATTATCTAAACGATATAAAGAACTTTTAAGTAGTCAACAAGATTATGAAAAAGTATTTAAGGTTGATAATCCATATGCGGGGCACCTGGATACTACGGTTTCTGAAACAATATTACACATCGTCACCCACGGAGCATATCACCGTGGGAATATAGCCACAATGTTGCGGCAAATGGGTCATACCTCTGTTATGCAAGATTTTGGACTATTTCTATATTCAAAATGAATTCTTTTTATTTACCATAGGATATGGGTTTTTGTGATGTTTTTGGGGACTGCTTTTATTAGTGATTTAAGCTTAATTATGTAATATAGAATAAAGGCATTCCCTATTATTTCGGAATGCCTTTATTGTTATTGTTAGTTTGTTTTTTATACAGGTACCAGCCACCCCAGCCGCCACCAATTGCTACAACAACGAGGAAAGCATAGTCTTTAACCTCGATACGTATATTGAAAATATTAGCTATAAGTAAGACAACCCCAACTGTTATTAACGCAAAAAATGCTCTAATTAAGTAGTCTTTCAACTGAACCACTCCCGCCATTTAAGTAGTAAATGATGAATATGGAAAAGCTTTTTTGGATCTATTTTACTAAAGGGTGTTTCCTATATTTTAACATAAAAGAGATTGTAATATATTGATAAAAGTAGTGGGGAGGTGTGTTAATATTGTCGTGTTTTGTCGATAAGTCGATATAATTGGGAAATCGCTGATATAATTTCATGTACTTTCATGCGCGGCAACTTCATAGAAAAAAGCGACTCTGAACGAGCCGCTTCCGCTTTAAGTTGATATCCAGCTCCAGCGGCTAGAACAGTCGGTTGTTTCACTCCTTCATTCGAGGCAAAAAGCGCCTCGTAATCAGGAGTTCCAACACCCTCCTGTTCTGAACGAGCCGCTTCCGCTTTAAGTTGATATCCAGCTCCAGCGGCTAGAACAGTCGGTTGTTTCACTCCTTCATTCGAGGCAAAAAGCGCCTCGTAATCAGGAGTTCCAACACCCTCCTGTTCTGAACGAGCCGCTTCCGCTTTAAGTTGATATCCAGCTCCAGCGGCTAGAACAGTCGGTTGTTTCACTCCTTCATTCGAGGCAAAAAGCGCCTCGTAATCAGGAGTTCCAACACCCTCCTGTTCTGAACGAGCCGCTTCCGCTTTAAGTTGATATCCAGCTCCAGCGGCTAGAACAGTCGGTTGTTTCACTCCTTCATTCGAGGCAAAAAGCGCCTCGTAATCAGGAGTTCCAACACCCTCCTGTTCTGAACGAGCCGCTTCCGCTTTAAGTTGATATCCAGCTCCAGCGGCTAGAACAGTCGGTTGTTTCACTCCTTCATTCGAGGCAAAAAGCGCCTCGTAATCAGGAGTTCCAACACCCTCCTGTTCTGAACGAGCCGCTTCCGCTTTAAGTATTATCCAGCTTCAGCGGCTAGAATCTCCGGTCATTTCGCTCTCTCGCTCGAAGCAAAAAGCGCCTCTTCGTCAGG
Proteins encoded:
- a CDS encoding nucleoside transporter C-terminal domain-containing protein; the encoded protein is MKFVMFLVGLLVVFVLGFLISADRKKIKYKPIAIMLVIQLALSYFLLNTQVGYILVKGISDGFGALLGYAEAGIVFVFGGLVNKGEVSFFLTALLPIVFFAVLIGILQHFKILPIFIRAIGTVLSKVNGLGKLESYNAVAAAIVGQAEVFITVKDQLSKIPKHRLYTLCASSMSTVSMSIVGSYMKMIEPKYVVTALVLNLFSGFIIIHIINPYDITEEEDTLQLENKKKQSFFEMLSEYIMLGFTIAITVAAMLLGFVALITAINSLFDSVFGITFQAILGYIFSPLAFVMGISQAEMVTAGQIMATKLVSNEFVAMLDLGKVAGDLSARTVGILSVFLVSFANFSSIGIIAGATKGIDENQSNVVSSFGLRLVYGATLVSLLSAIIVGVML
- a CDS encoding TIGR00730 family Rossman fold protein — protein: MFAGSNLGERPEFKEQAIQLGKMFVENDYELVYGGSCVGLMGEVANEVLRLGGRVTGVMPRGLFRGEIVHTGLTELIEVETMHERKAKMAELADAFIALPGGYGTFEELFEVVCWSQIGIHNKPVGLLNIKDFYGPILQMVERAAEEGFMNPSNKELIVSAETADKLIHEIQNYERPVLGTKWKQLS
- a CDS encoding ferritin; the protein is MLSKKLHDALNEQMNFEFYSAHAYMAMAAYCTAESYDGFANFFLVQAEEERFHAMKLYNYINDRGERAIITGFDNPNNEYESVLNAFEVALEHEREVTKRIYHLSDIAWDEREHATITFLKWFVDEQVEEEASFDSIIQKLKRITSDSNALFMLDAELEKRTFTPPAE
- a CDS encoding DinB family protein, producing the protein MGRSVLKMYNYHLWANEVILNRLKELPQDIFHKEVKSGFSSVAKVMSHIYLTDLAWLEIISGKSMSDAMVQTDRLKEQLETKNIEEMEGNFYELSKRYKELLSSQQDYEKVFKVDNPYAGHLDTTVSETILHIVTHGAYHRGNIATMLRQMGHTSVMQDFGLFLYSK
- a CDS encoding nucleoside transporter C-terminal domain-containing protein, which translates into the protein MKIVMFLVGLLVVFVLGFLISSDRKKIKYKPIALMLVIQLVLAYFLLNTKVGFVLVKGIADGFGAILKFAEAGVNFVFGGLANDGQAPFFLTVLLPIIFLAVLIGILQHIKVLPIIIRAVGFVLSKINGLGKLESYNAVAAAIVGQGEVFITVKDQLSKLPKNRLYTLCASSMSTVSMSIVGSYMKMIDPKYVVTALVLNLFSGFIIVHIINPYEVKEEDDILELQEDKKQTFFEMLGEYIMLGFSIAVTVAAMLIGFVALITAINGVFDSIFGITFQSILGYVFSPLAFVMGIPTSEMLTAGQIMATKLVTNEFVAMLDLGKVAGDLSTRTVGILSIFLVSFANFSSIGIIAGATKSIDGKQANVVSSFGLKLVYGATLVSILSAIIVGVML
- a CDS encoding MazG-like family protein, which codes for MDIVAFQRWVEEFYEKRSWSQYNAFIRLNFLTEEVGEVSRVVRAIEIGRDRPDEDAKTEEELKQELKEELGDVLSNLIILSQKYDLDLQDIMDAHVTKLSKRFEALK